The DNA segment CATGAATTAAAACTCCAGCATCAACAACACCATCAATTACAGCTTTTTCAATATCTAAGAAATTCATATAAGTAATTCTTGCATCAGGATATGCGATTTTAAAAAGTAAGGCGTTTGTAGTGAATTCTCCACTTAAAGCTACTTTGAAATTTCTTTTTAGAGTACTATTTTTTCTTTTAATTAGTTTTGGACCATAGCCTTCACCAAATGAAACAGCAGTTTTTAGTAGAGCATAATCATCTTTTACAAAAGGGTATAAGGCAAATGAGATTGCACAAATGTCATAAATACCTTTTAAAGTAGCTTGATTTAGTGTCTCTATATCAGCAGCGATATTTTCAAATTTAGTTTCATTTATATCTATCCAACCAAATTTTATAGCGTAATACATAAAAATATCATCAGCATCTGGTGAGTGAGCAACACTAATTTTTTTCAATTCTTATCCTTTAAATTTTCTTGTGAGGATTGTATCAAGATTGGCTTTAAAATAAAAAAAGCCCAAACCAAAAGGTCTGGGCTTTTTTGTTTGGAAATAACAAATCTTATAATCTTGACTCGTATCTTCTTAACATGTATAGTTTTTTTAACATTTTCTTTCTAGCAGAAATTTTTTGTTTTTTTCTGATTTCAGTCATTGGTTCAAAATATCTTCTAGCTCTTGCTTCAGTAACGATTAGGTTTCTGTCGCATTGTTTTTTAAATCTTCTATACGCTTCGTCAAAAGATTCGTTATCTTTAACTTTAATGCCTGGCACTAAAATCACCCTCTTTCTTTTAAAATTTAGGATCGGATTATATTTAAACTATTCTTAATATCTATTTAACCTACATTTATATAGAATAAAATATAAATTTTAGTAAGGATAAGCTTTGAATTTAACACATCTTGATAATAATAATAGACCTAAAATGGTTGATGTTTCAGATAAAAATGATACAAAAAGAGTTGCTGTTGCAAGTGGTAAAATTACAATGAGTAAAGAGGCTTATGAAGCTATTATAGGGAATATTGTGAAGAAAGGACCGGTTCTTCAGACTGCAGTTATTGCTGCTATTATGGGAACAAAAAAAACTAGTGATTTAATTCCAATGTGTCATCCTTTGTTATTGACTGGAATTAATTGCGAAATTGAAGAGATTTCTTCTGAATACAGTTTTAAACTTTTTGTAACAGCTAAATTAAATGGTCAAACTGGAGTTGAAATGGAAGCATTAACTGGTGTTAGCGTTGGACTTCTTACAATTTATGATATGGTGAAAGCTATTGATAAATCAATGGTTATTTCAAATATACAACTTGAAGAAAAAAGTGGTGGTAAAAGTGGAGATTTTAAAAGATGATAGATTTAAGTGATAAAAAATTAGAGTTAAATTATCCTTGTTCTTGGGAATATAAACTTGTAGTTTTAGAGACTTGTAATATTAAAAAATGTGTAAAAGAAGTGATTTATGAAAGAGAATATTCAATAAATCCTTCAAAAACAAGTGCAAAAGGAAAATTCAAAAGTTACAATCTAAAACTTCTTGTTCACAATGATGATGATAGAACAGAACTTTTTAGACTTTTAGGAGAACATGAAGAGATAAAAATGGTTTTATAAACCATATTCTTGTTTTAATTTCTTTGTAATTTCTAAAATAGATTTTGCATAAAGATAACCTGTGTCACTTCTATATGAAAAGCCTGTATTGTAGCTTGACCATATTTTAATCCAGTTATCTTTATGCACTTCTCTCCAATATTCTAACTCAATAATTGCATTTGCAGTTGCAAATCCGACATTATTCATAAGTTTTAGTGCGTAATATTTTCTATTTTGTGGAGTGTCTTTTATATACTGTCTACTTAAAACAGTTTTTATGTTTGATTGGAAAAGCCCAAAGTCATTACTTGAAAAATTAGCCATATTTTTTCCAACACTTGACTCTTTTATTGCAATGGCCATCAAAGAATATTTCATTATAGGTTCATCTGCTAAGGATTTTATTTTATTTAAAATTACTAAATCAGTTTTTGTAAGCCCTAAAGAGTTTGCAAAACTAAAATTCAAAAATATTAAAAATAAAACTATAAACCTTGCCATTAAAATAGAGAATCCTTTAAATAGTGTTCAATTATACCTAAAAGTGGTTCAATTAATAATATAGAGATTATTGAAAGAATAACAACTAAAGCTATTAT comes from the Aliarcobacter cibarius genome and includes:
- a CDS encoding menaquinone biosynthesis family protein; this translates as MKKISVAHSPDADDIFMYYAIKFGWIDINETKFENIAADIETLNQATLKGIYDICAISFALYPFVKDDYALLKTAVSFGEGYGPKLIKRKNSTLKRNFKVALSGEFTTNALLFKIAYPDARITYMNFLDIEKAVIDGVVDAGVLIHESILTYSNELEVEKEIWDIWVGLCDGEKLPLPLGGMCLRRSIPLHDAIKYEKALIKAVDVANKNRKTLAPMLLEKGLIRVDASTLDKYLDLYANDNSVKLSEIQYKAIDKLFELGYKHGHYQNLIKSEDFLIPENYEELRAR
- the rpsU gene encoding 30S ribosomal protein S21, producing the protein MPGIKVKDNESFDEAYRRFKKQCDRNLIVTEARARRYFEPMTEIRKKQKISARKKMLKKLYMLRRYESRL
- the moaC gene encoding cyclic pyranopterin monophosphate synthase MoaC gives rise to the protein MNLTHLDNNNRPKMVDVSDKNDTKRVAVASGKITMSKEAYEAIIGNIVKKGPVLQTAVIAAIMGTKKTSDLIPMCHPLLLTGINCEIEEISSEYSFKLFVTAKLNGQTGVEMEALTGVSVGLLTIYDMVKAIDKSMVISNIQLEEKSGGKSGDFKR
- a CDS encoding HP0495 family protein, with the translated sequence MIDLSDKKLELNYPCSWEYKLVVLETCNIKKCVKEVIYEREYSINPSKTSAKGKFKSYNLKLLVHNDDDRTELFRLLGEHEEIKMVL
- a CDS encoding transglycosylase SLT domain-containing protein produces the protein MARFIVLFLIFLNFSFANSLGLTKTDLVILNKIKSLADEPIMKYSLMAIAIKESSVGKNMANFSSNDFGLFQSNIKTVLSRQYIKDTPQNRKYYALKLMNNVGFATANAIIELEYWREVHKDNWIKIWSSYNTGFSYRSDTGYLYAKSILEITKKLKQEYGL